One stretch of Bosea vaviloviae DNA includes these proteins:
- a CDS encoding AMP-binding protein, translating into MFDLGTSFMASVARDPDALAIVDADVRLSYAQWLARISSLVAAFDGMSLKAGEHLVTVLQNRWEAATLHWACQFAGLTIVPINWRAKADEIDFVIENCGARAIAFEAVAGPAIRESRLASSIPRITVGADAGQAELSFTEMVAEPAATAVPRVAADAWSLMLYTSGTTAKPKGVPRRHRAERMAGLAHVAQNLYANGERTLGVMPLYHTMGVRSLIAMSLIGGVFVCQPRFDVGQALALIEAEAITNLYLVPTLYHDVVHHPLFARTDVTSVRKLGFAGAPMTDGLLRKLTEAFSPELFVNHYGSSEIYTFTINQKAARKPGCAGKAGLNQLIRVVKLGAASAHELAVAGEEGEIVALAASDEAFEGYWKRPEADAKSLRDGWYFTGDTGYFDGDGDLYVSGRVDDMIITGGENVSPVEIESCLSLHPGVSEVAVVGLPDERWGKIVVAFVQRAGPVSADELDQHCKAAGLANFKRPRRFEFVKAIPKSPVGKLLRRELVAGAYEREQPATAG; encoded by the coding sequence ATGTTTGATCTCGGCACCAGCTTCATGGCCAGCGTCGCGCGCGACCCCGATGCGCTCGCGATCGTCGATGCCGATGTCCGGTTGAGCTATGCGCAATGGCTTGCGCGGATCTCGTCGCTGGTCGCAGCCTTCGACGGCATGAGCCTGAAGGCCGGCGAGCATCTCGTGACCGTGCTGCAGAACCGCTGGGAGGCTGCGACCCTACACTGGGCCTGCCAGTTCGCGGGGCTGACCATCGTACCGATCAACTGGCGCGCCAAAGCCGACGAGATCGATTTCGTCATCGAGAATTGCGGCGCCCGTGCGATCGCGTTCGAGGCGGTCGCCGGGCCGGCAATCCGCGAGAGCCGGCTCGCCTCATCGATCCCGCGCATCACTGTGGGTGCCGATGCGGGCCAGGCCGAGCTGAGCTTCACCGAGATGGTGGCGGAGCCTGCTGCCACAGCCGTTCCGCGCGTTGCCGCCGATGCCTGGTCGCTGATGCTCTATACCTCCGGGACCACAGCCAAGCCCAAAGGCGTGCCACGCCGGCACCGAGCCGAGCGCATGGCGGGCCTCGCCCATGTCGCCCAGAATCTTTATGCAAACGGCGAGCGCACACTCGGCGTCATGCCGCTCTATCACACCATGGGCGTGCGCTCGCTCATCGCCATGTCGCTGATCGGCGGCGTCTTCGTCTGCCAGCCGCGCTTCGATGTGGGCCAGGCGCTGGCGCTGATCGAGGCCGAGGCGATCACCAATCTCTATCTCGTGCCGACGCTCTATCATGACGTCGTCCACCACCCGCTTTTCGCACGGACGGATGTGACCAGCGTGCGCAAGCTCGGCTTCGCGGGTGCGCCGATGACCGACGGACTGCTCCGCAAGCTCACCGAGGCGTTTTCGCCGGAGCTCTTCGTCAATCACTACGGCTCGTCCGAAATCTACACCTTCACGATCAACCAGAAAGCCGCGCGCAAACCCGGCTGTGCCGGCAAGGCCGGCCTGAACCAGCTCATCCGCGTGGTGAAGCTCGGCGCGGCTTCGGCGCATGAGCTTGCCGTCGCCGGCGAAGAGGGCGAGATCGTTGCGCTGGCGGCGAGCGACGAGGCCTTCGAGGGGTACTGGAAGCGCCCCGAAGCAGACGCCAAGTCCCTGCGCGACGGTTGGTACTTCACCGGCGACACCGGCTATTTCGACGGCGATGGCGACCTCTACGTCTCAGGCCGCGTCGATGACATGATCATCACCGGCGGCGAGAACGTCTCCCCGGTCGAGATCGAAAGCTGCCTCTCGCTGCATCCGGGCGTATCCGAGGTCGCCGTCGTCGGCCTGCCCGACGAACGCTGGGGCAAGATCGTCGTCGCCTTCGTCCAGCGCGCCGGCCCGGTCAGCGCCGATGAACTCGACCAGCATTGCAAGGCAGCCGGGCTCGCCAACTTCAAGCGCCCGCGACGCTTCGAATTCGTCAAGGCGATCCCGAAATCGCCCGTCGGCAAGCTGCTGCGCCGCGAACTGGTAGCCGGCGCGTACGAACGCGAACAGCCCGCCACCGCCGGATGA
- a CDS encoding enoyl-CoA hydratase/isomerase family protein, protein MNAPTPLHPALADLDGFSVEIDAARERADIILGRPPMNVISMPQRDQLRKVFEALDEDDRVRVIVLRAIGENFSSGGYIKGFLEASPEHVSKLAWNIAAPARCTKPVIVANRGYAFGVGFEISLACDFRIVSETCQYALPEQKLGQIPGSGGSARLQKMVGITRTKDIVMRSKRISGQQAYDWGVATECVADAELEAATDRLVDELRGFSPIAQRTAKKLLNDTEDSTLAIAIELEGHCYSRLRQSDDFREGVEAFHAKRAPKFSGR, encoded by the coding sequence ATGAACGCCCCGACCCCGCTTCATCCCGCATTGGCCGATCTGGACGGCTTCAGCGTCGAGATTGACGCCGCCCGCGAGCGCGCCGACATCATCCTCGGCCGCCCGCCGATGAACGTCATCTCGATGCCGCAGCGCGACCAGTTGCGGAAAGTGTTCGAGGCGCTGGACGAGGACGACCGCGTCCGCGTCATCGTGCTGCGCGCCATCGGCGAGAACTTCTCTTCCGGCGGCTACATCAAGGGCTTTCTCGAAGCCTCGCCCGAGCATGTCTCCAAGCTCGCCTGGAACATCGCCGCCCCCGCGCGCTGCACCAAGCCGGTGATCGTCGCCAATCGCGGCTATGCCTTCGGCGTCGGCTTCGAGATCTCGCTCGCCTGCGATTTCCGCATCGTCTCGGAGACCTGCCAATACGCATTGCCCGAGCAGAAGCTCGGCCAGATTCCGGGATCCGGCGGCTCCGCCCGGCTCCAGAAGATGGTCGGCATCACCCGGACCAAGGACATCGTGATGCGCTCGAAGCGCATCTCCGGGCAGCAGGCCTATGACTGGGGCGTCGCCACCGAATGCGTAGCCGACGCCGAGCTGGAAGCGGCGACCGACCGGCTGGTCGATGAATTGCGCGGCTTCTCGCCGATTGCCCAGCGCACCGCCAAGAAGCTGCTCAACGACACCGAGGATTCGACGCTCGCCATCGCGATCGAACTGGAGGGGCATTGCTACAGCCGCCTGCGCCAGTCCGACGACTTCCGCGAGGGCGTCGAGGCCTTCCACGCCAAGCGCGCCCCGAAATTCAGCGGGCGTTGA
- a CDS encoding ABC transporter substrate-binding protein, with protein sequence MKTAAITTFATGLLAATALSGGAFAQSGPIKIGVVTPLSGTYTPIGQQVRWGLELAAKEINAAGGIAGRQVNLLFEDEEANPSVAVQKAEKLFQVEKVDFLTGTVNSGSTLAVAQLAERNAKLAATTVSFADSITTDKCSPNMFRVNARAEQQSVALAAWLAKEKPKAKVFYLGPDYEMGRSTVAAFKSSAEKGGAQSGGEVFAPLDSKDYTQYFGQIRASRPQVVYTSVAGNDTVRLLTQLQDFGLLSGLMVVGASGTVTSQNITAIGAAAEGFATGVGYSPQIDSPANKTFVDAFRAANKTDPDLYGADSYGLLFAYKAAVEKAGSTETDKVREALRGLSWQTPQGTKTIRAGDHQAMQPMYVVRVTKGKFDIIDNVSSESAIGPDACTRF encoded by the coding sequence ATGAAGACCGCAGCCATTACGACATTCGCCACCGGCCTGCTTGCCGCGACAGCCCTGAGCGGCGGCGCATTCGCCCAGTCGGGTCCGATCAAGATCGGCGTCGTCACGCCATTGTCGGGAACCTATACGCCGATCGGCCAGCAGGTCCGCTGGGGGCTCGAACTCGCAGCGAAGGAAATCAATGCGGCCGGCGGCATCGCCGGGCGCCAGGTCAATCTGCTGTTCGAGGACGAGGAGGCAAATCCATCCGTCGCCGTGCAGAAGGCCGAGAAGCTGTTCCAGGTCGAAAAAGTCGACTTCCTGACCGGCACCGTCAATTCCGGCTCGACGCTCGCCGTCGCCCAGCTCGCAGAGCGCAATGCCAAGCTCGCGGCAACGACGGTCTCCTTCGCCGACTCGATCACCACCGACAAATGCTCGCCCAACATGTTCCGGGTGAATGCGCGGGCCGAGCAGCAGTCGGTGGCGCTCGCGGCCTGGCTGGCCAAGGAGAAGCCCAAGGCCAAGGTCTTCTATCTCGGGCCCGACTATGAGATGGGCCGCTCCACCGTCGCCGCCTTCAAGTCGAGCGCCGAGAAGGGCGGAGCGCAGAGCGGCGGCGAGGTCTTCGCCCCGCTCGATTCGAAGGATTACACCCAGTATTTCGGCCAGATTCGCGCCTCGCGTCCGCAGGTCGTCTACACCTCCGTCGCCGGCAACGACACGGTGCGGCTGCTGACGCAGCTGCAGGATTTCGGCCTGCTGTCCGGCCTGATGGTCGTCGGTGCGTCCGGCACCGTGACCTCGCAGAACATCACCGCGATCGGCGCCGCCGCTGAAGGCTTCGCCACCGGCGTCGGCTATTCCCCGCAGATCGATAGCCCCGCGAACAAGACCTTCGTCGACGCCTTCCGCGCGGCCAACAAGACCGATCCCGATCTCTACGGGGCCGACAGCTACGGCCTGCTCTTCGCCTACAAGGCGGCCGTCGAGAAGGCGGGCTCGACCGAGACCGACAAGGTGCGCGAGGCTTTGCGCGGCCTGAGCTGGCAGACCCCGCAGGGCACCAAGACGATCCGCGCCGGCGATCACCAGGCCATGCAGCCGATGTATGTGGTGCGCGTGACCAAGGGCAAGTTCGACATCATCGACAACGTCTCCTCGGAAAGCGCCATCGGCCCCGACGCCTGCACGCGGTTCTGA